A single Oncorhynchus tshawytscha isolate Ot180627B linkage group LG01, Otsh_v2.0, whole genome shotgun sequence DNA region contains:
- the LOC112252245 gene encoding rhombotin-1-like yields the protein MVFDKEESVSLVPLQSKGKPRVCAGCNRRIMDRFMLEALDRYWHEDCLKCACCDCRLGDVGSTLYTRANLILCHKDYLRLFGMTGNCAACSKVIPAFEMVMRARENVYHLDCFACQLCSQRFCVGDKFFLKNNMILCQLDYEGGHQNGNSADQAL from the exons ATGGTGTTTGACAAGGAGGAAA GTGTCTCCCTTGTGCCTCTCCAGTCCAAAGGGAAGCCGAGGGTCTGCGCAGGGTGCAACCGGAGGATCATGGACCGCTTtatgctggaggctctggacaggTACTGGCATGAGGACTGTCTGAAGTGTGCTTGCTGTGACTGTCGCCTGGGTGACGTGGGCTCCACCCTCTACACCAGAGCCAACCTCATCCTCTGTCACAAGGACTACCTGAG GCTTTTTGGGATGACGGGGAACTGTGCCGCTTGCAGTAAGGTGATCCCGGCCTTTGAGATGGTGATGAGAGCCAGGGAGAATGTCTACCACTTGGACTGCTTTGCCTGCCAGCTGTGCAGCCAGAG attTTGCGTGGGAGACAAGTTTTTCCTGAAGAACAACATGATACTGTGCCAGCTGGACTACGAGGGGGGGCATCAGAATGGAAACTCTGCTGATCAGGCTCTGTAG